One Aquamicrobium sp. genomic region harbors:
- a CDS encoding Lrp/AsnC family transcriptional regulator — MENLTEQDRALLRALQQDARITNQELAERAGMSASACWRRVRALEEEGVIRRYATVLDAAKAGLSFHAVAHVTLTRHDHRHVDTFIAEVGRRPEVLDCFAVTGEADYMLRVMCADLDAYNRFLEAFLFRLPGIANVRTSLVLKGVKQETAVPL; from the coding sequence ATGGAAAACTTGACGGAACAGGACCGGGCCCTGCTGCGCGCCTTGCAGCAGGATGCCCGCATCACCAACCAGGAGCTGGCCGAACGGGCCGGCATGTCGGCCTCGGCCTGCTGGCGGCGCGTCAGGGCGCTGGAGGAGGAAGGCGTCATCCGCCGCTACGCGACGGTGCTGGACGCGGCGAAGGCGGGCCTGAGCTTCCACGCCGTCGCCCATGTCACCCTGACCCGGCACGACCACCGCCACGTCGACACCTTCATCGCCGAGGTCGGCCGCCGGCCGGAGGTGCTCGACTGCTTCGCCGTCACCGGCGAGGCCGACTACATGCTGCGGGTGATGTGCGCCGACCTCGACGCCTACAACCGCTTCCTCGAGGCGTTCCTGTTCCGCCTGCCCGGCATCGCCAACGTCCGCACCAGCCTCGTCCTCAAGGGCGTCAAGCAGGAGACCGCCGTTCCGCTGTAG
- a CDS encoding chemotaxis protein CheW, with product MSEEHNRRASDRRRELIAFMIGQQEFCVDIMAVREIRGWTPATPLPHAQKFMRGVINLRGSVLPIIDLSARLGFGLTTPEARHVIIVVRTGAQEVGLLVDAVCDILSVTDDMVQPTPNVASDAVRSFVRGILAVEGRMIGMIGLERILPEQEAEAA from the coding sequence ATGAGCGAGGAGCATAACAGGCGGGCTTCGGATCGCAGGCGCGAGCTGATCGCCTTCATGATCGGGCAGCAGGAATTCTGCGTCGACATCATGGCCGTGCGCGAAATCCGCGGCTGGACGCCGGCGACGCCGCTGCCCCACGCCCAGAAATTCATGCGCGGCGTCATCAATCTGCGCGGCTCGGTGCTGCCGATCATCGACCTGTCGGCGCGGCTCGGCTTCGGGCTGACGACGCCGGAAGCGCGCCACGTCATCATCGTCGTGCGTACCGGCGCGCAGGAGGTCGGGCTCTTGGTCGACGCGGTCTGCGACATCCTCTCCGTCACCGACGACATGGTGCAGCCGACGCCGAACGTGGCGAGCGACGCGGTGCGCTCCTTCGTGCGCGGCATCCTCGCCGTCGAAGGCCGGATGATCGGCATGATCGGCCTCGAACGCATCCTGCCCGAGCAGGAAGCGGAGGCGGCATGA
- the trxA gene encoding thioredoxin, producing the protein MSAQDNPFGGGYSVQYGGGAAATPDSPSRNPAHGLNSGAPGGSFVKDTTTAGFAADVIQESRNQPVLVDFWAPWCGPCKQLAPALEKAVAEAGGRVRLVKMNIDDHPSIAGQLGIQSIPAVIAFVDGQPVDGFMGAIPESKIREFIDKVSGPGGAAEAVAEALAAAGELRMAGDLQGAAQVYAAVLGDAPDNLDAIAGLAETLLDAGDEANAREVLARAPEGSEEAPQLAGVRARLALAEQVAGLGDPAELERRLAADPKDHQARFDLALIHNALGERDKAADALLAIMKADRSWQDDGARLQLLKFFEAWGMADEATLSARRKLSSLLFS; encoded by the coding sequence ATGAGCGCGCAGGACAACCCTTTCGGCGGCGGCTACTCGGTCCAGTACGGCGGCGGCGCGGCGGCGACGCCCGATAGCCCCTCCCGCAACCCGGCGCACGGCCTGAACAGCGGCGCGCCCGGCGGGTCTTTCGTCAAGGACACGACCACGGCCGGCTTCGCCGCCGACGTGATCCAGGAATCGCGCAACCAGCCGGTTCTGGTCGATTTCTGGGCACCGTGGTGCGGCCCGTGCAAGCAGCTCGCGCCGGCGCTCGAGAAGGCCGTCGCCGAGGCGGGCGGCCGCGTCAGGCTGGTCAAGATGAACATCGACGACCACCCTTCCATCGCCGGCCAGCTCGGCATCCAGTCTATTCCCGCGGTCATCGCCTTCGTCGACGGCCAGCCGGTCGACGGCTTCATGGGTGCGATCCCCGAAAGCAAGATCCGCGAGTTCATCGACAAAGTGTCGGGGCCGGGCGGCGCGGCCGAGGCCGTTGCCGAGGCGCTGGCCGCGGCGGGCGAATTGCGCATGGCCGGCGACCTCCAGGGCGCGGCGCAGGTCTATGCCGCCGTGCTCGGCGACGCCCCCGACAATCTCGACGCCATCGCCGGGCTGGCGGAGACGCTGCTCGACGCCGGCGACGAGGCCAACGCCCGCGAGGTGCTGGCCCGCGCGCCCGAGGGCAGCGAGGAGGCGCCGCAGCTCGCCGGCGTCAGGGCGCGCCTTGCGCTGGCCGAGCAGGTCGCCGGGCTCGGCGATCCGGCCGAACTGGAGCGCCGGCTCGCCGCCGACCCCAAGGACCATCAGGCCCGCTTCGATCTCGCCCTGATCCACAACGCGCTCGGCGAGCGCGACAAGGCGGCCGACGCGCTGCTCGCGATCATGAAGGCCGACCGCAGCTGGCAGGACGACGGCGCGCGCCTGCAGTTGCTGAAGTTCTTCGAGGCGTGGGGCATGGCCGACGAGGCGACGTTGTCGGCACGGCGCAAGCTGTCGTCGCTGCTGTTTTCATGA
- a CDS encoding indolepyruvate ferredoxin oxidoreductase family protein, which translates to MTVDAPIHVAGRDLFRYGARYRLEDRYASGSGRVFMTGTQALVRIVLDQARRDRAAGLNTSGFVSGYRGSPLGGLDLELWRNRALIDAAGIRFLPAVNEDLAATAVLGSQQVETNPAAGVDGVFALWYGKGPGVDRAGDALKHGNAYGSSPHGGVLVVAGDDHGCVSSSMPHQSDVAFMAWFMPTLNPASIAEYPAFGEWGYALSRFSGMWVGFKAISETVESAASVELRPDRAFVQPAIALPAGGLHYRWPDLPGPQIEERMEAKKQAVFAFAEANPIDRHVYEVGDARFGIVTTGKGHLDLMEALRLLGLGERECRALGIDIYKVGMVWPLARRDALDFVRGKDEVLVIEEKRGIIESQLKEYFYDWPGHKPRVMVGKRDETGARLIPWTGELSPRLLAPLVAKRLDGVFPGHGFQARAARLEAGPAISISVPGATRTPYFCSGCPHNISTKVPEGSQALAGIGCHFMASWMDRDTTSLIQMGGEGVNWAASSLFTGGGHVFQNLGEGTWYHSGSMAIRQAVAAGANITYKILYNDAVAMTGGQPVDGPVSVSAIAHACRAEGVERIALASDAPEKFSAPDFPAGTTIHHRREMDALQRELREVRGVSVLIYEQACATEKRRRRKRGTMEDPKRVVVINELVCEGCGDCSVQSNCLSVEPVETEFGTKRRINQSSCNKDFSCIGGFCPSFVTLEGAVRRKAGRVALDLDALAAGLAAPVLPSLGTPYDLLITGVGGTGVVTVGALVTMAAHLEGKGASVLDFTGFAQKFGPVLSFVRLAENPDAINQVRIDRGAADALIGCDIVVSSSPKASSCYRPGMKAALNLAKMPTGDIVRRRDADLAVERRLAAIREAVGGDGLAALDANRLAETLMGDAVFANIIMLGFSWQRGLVPVGFAALDRAIELNGVAVEANRRAFLIGRIAAAMPERLAGLLAPPRAKDESLDDIVERRMVFLTDYQDAAYADRYAAFVDKVARAEAPLGSDALARTVARALFRLMAYKDEYEVARLHMETGFADRLKAEFDGDFRIVHHLAPPFLAAGLDARGRPLKRAFGPWIRLPMRLLARMKRLRGTPFDPFGRTAERRMERALIGWYEAAVERALARLDAETHGGLCRVLARPLDIRGYGPVKEEAARRVRAEVEAELSG; encoded by the coding sequence ATGACCGTTGACGCGCCCATTCACGTAGCCGGCCGCGATCTTTTCCGCTACGGGGCCCGCTACAGGCTGGAGGACCGCTACGCCAGCGGCTCCGGCCGCGTCTTCATGACCGGGACGCAGGCGCTGGTGCGCATCGTCCTCGACCAGGCGCGGCGCGATCGCGCGGCCGGGCTGAACACGAGCGGCTTCGTTTCCGGCTATCGCGGCTCGCCGCTCGGCGGGCTCGACCTCGAACTGTGGCGCAACCGCGCGCTGATCGACGCGGCGGGGATCCGCTTCCTGCCGGCGGTCAACGAGGATCTGGCGGCGACCGCCGTGCTCGGCAGCCAGCAGGTCGAGACCAACCCGGCCGCTGGCGTCGATGGCGTCTTCGCCCTGTGGTACGGCAAGGGGCCGGGCGTCGACCGCGCCGGCGATGCGCTCAAGCACGGCAACGCCTACGGCTCGTCGCCGCATGGCGGCGTCCTCGTCGTGGCCGGCGACGACCATGGCTGCGTCTCCTCCTCGATGCCGCACCAGTCCGACGTCGCCTTCATGGCCTGGTTCATGCCGACGCTGAACCCCGCCTCCATCGCCGAATATCCCGCCTTCGGCGAATGGGGCTACGCGCTGTCGCGCTTCTCGGGCATGTGGGTCGGCTTCAAGGCGATCTCGGAGACTGTGGAATCGGCCGCATCCGTCGAGCTCCGGCCCGACCGGGCGTTCGTGCAGCCGGCCATCGCGCTGCCCGCCGGCGGGCTGCACTATCGCTGGCCCGACCTGCCCGGCCCGCAGATCGAGGAGCGGATGGAGGCGAAGAAGCAGGCGGTGTTCGCCTTCGCCGAGGCCAACCCGATCGACCGCCACGTCTACGAGGTCGGCGACGCGCGCTTCGGCATCGTCACCACCGGCAAGGGCCATCTCGACCTGATGGAGGCGCTGCGGCTGCTCGGCCTCGGCGAGCGCGAATGCCGCGCCCTCGGCATCGACATCTACAAGGTCGGCATGGTGTGGCCGCTCGCCCGCCGCGACGCGCTCGACTTCGTGCGCGGCAAGGACGAGGTGCTGGTGATCGAGGAGAAGCGCGGCATCATCGAGAGCCAGCTCAAGGAGTATTTCTACGACTGGCCCGGCCACAAGCCGCGCGTCATGGTCGGCAAGCGCGACGAGACCGGCGCGCGGCTGATCCCGTGGACGGGCGAATTGTCGCCGCGCCTGCTGGCGCCGCTGGTGGCGAAGCGGCTCGACGGCGTGTTTCCCGGCCACGGCTTCCAGGCGCGCGCGGCGCGGCTCGAGGCCGGGCCTGCCATCTCCATCTCGGTGCCGGGGGCGACGCGCACGCCCTATTTCTGCTCGGGCTGCCCGCACAACATTTCGACCAAGGTGCCGGAAGGGAGCCAGGCGCTGGCCGGCATCGGCTGCCACTTCATGGCGAGCTGGATGGACCGCGACACCACCTCGCTGATCCAGATGGGCGGCGAGGGGGTGAACTGGGCGGCCTCGTCGCTGTTCACCGGCGGCGGCCATGTCTTCCAGAATCTCGGCGAGGGCACCTGGTATCATTCCGGTTCGATGGCGATCCGGCAGGCGGTCGCGGCCGGCGCCAACATCACCTACAAGATCCTCTACAACGACGCGGTCGCCATGACCGGCGGACAGCCGGTGGACGGGCCGGTCAGTGTTTCGGCCATCGCCCACGCCTGCCGCGCCGAGGGCGTCGAGCGCATCGCGCTCGCCAGCGACGCGCCGGAGAAGTTTTCCGCGCCCGATTTTCCCGCCGGCACGACGATCCACCACCGCCGCGAGATGGACGCGCTCCAACGCGAGCTGCGCGAAGTCAGGGGCGTCTCGGTGCTGATCTACGAGCAGGCCTGCGCCACGGAAAAGCGCCGCCGGCGCAAGCGCGGCACGATGGAGGACCCCAAGCGCGTCGTCGTCATCAACGAGCTAGTCTGCGAGGGCTGCGGCGACTGCTCGGTGCAGTCGAACTGCCTGTCGGTCGAGCCGGTCGAGACCGAATTCGGCACCAAAAGGCGCATCAACCAGTCGTCCTGCAACAAGGACTTCTCCTGCATCGGCGGCTTCTGCCCGAGCTTCGTGACGCTGGAAGGCGCGGTGCGGCGCAAGGCGGGGCGTGTCGCGCTCGATCTCGACGCCCTTGCCGCCGGCCTCGCCGCGCCGGTGCTTCCTTCCCTCGGCACGCCTTACGACCTCCTCATCACCGGCGTCGGCGGCACCGGCGTCGTCACGGTCGGCGCGCTGGTGACGATGGCCGCGCATCTCGAAGGCAAGGGCGCGTCGGTGCTCGACTTCACCGGCTTCGCGCAGAAATTCGGCCCGGTCCTGTCCTTCGTGCGGCTGGCGGAGAACCCCGACGCCATCAACCAGGTGCGTATCGACCGCGGCGCGGCCGACGCGCTGATCGGCTGCGACATCGTCGTCTCCTCCTCGCCCAAGGCGTCTTCCTGCTACCGGCCGGGCATGAAGGCCGCGCTCAATCTGGCGAAGATGCCGACCGGCGATATCGTGCGCCGGCGCGACGCCGATCTTGCGGTCGAGCGCCGGTTGGCGGCGATCCGCGAGGCGGTCGGCGGCGACGGGCTGGCGGCGCTCGACGCCAATCGTCTCGCCGAGACGCTGATGGGCGACGCGGTCTTCGCCAACATCATCATGCTCGGCTTTTCCTGGCAGCGCGGCCTCGTCCCGGTCGGCTTCGCCGCCCTCGACCGCGCCATCGAATTGAACGGCGTCGCCGTCGAGGCAAACCGCCGCGCCTTCCTCATCGGCCGCATCGCCGCTGCGATGCCGGAGCGGCTTGCCGGCCTCCTCGCGCCGCCGCGCGCGAAGGACGAGTCGCTCGACGACATCGTCGAGCGCCGGATGGTGTTCCTGACCGACTACCAGGATGCCGCCTATGCAGACCGCTACGCCGCCTTCGTCGACAAGGTGGCGCGGGCGGAAGCGCCGCTCGGCAGCGATGCGCTGGCGCGGACCGTGGCGCGGGCGCTGTTCAGGCTGATGGCCTACAAGGACGAGTACGAGGTGGCGCGGCTGCATATGGAGACCGGGTTCGCCGACAGGCTGAAGGCGGAGTTCGACGGCGATTTCCGCATCGTCCATCATCTGGCGCCGCCTTTCCTCGCCGCCGGGCTCGACGCGCGCGGCCGGCCGCTGAAGCGGGCCTTCGGGCCTTGGATCCGGCTGCCGATGCGGCTTCTGGCGCGGATGAAGCGGTTGCGCGGCACGCCGTTCGACCCGTTCGGGCGCACGGCCGAGCGGCGCATGGAGCGCGCGCTGATCGGCTGGTACGAGGCGGCCGTGGAGCGCGCTCTCGCAAGGCTCGACGCCGAAACGCATGGCGGACTGTGCCGCGTGCTGGCGCGGCCGCTGGACATTCGCGGCTACGGCCCGGTCAAGGAAGAGGCGGCGCGGCGCGTGCGCGCCGAAGTCGAAGCGGAGCTTTCCGGCTGA
- a CDS encoding methyl-accepting chemotaxis protein, whose translation MSFNNLSISRKLALAFAAVVATIVAMSAVIFWNIAQLEKATQAEADANLAVDIITRAEFRLARQENSYRGFLLTNDPYYIERLDSHRATFNRHIEELRASKAGRGDEAEIGAGIADVTAKMDAWQREIVDEGRKLAADPIFRFKAVAMVGQNGKADGLMEPIEDALSALAEGERAAAAAAIEQRHSVTALTELVLYVGVGLAVLISAVLGWLLSRMIATPVNALTGVMGRLASGDNSVEVPAVSRGDEIGEMARAVLVFKEAAIEKIRLEVETNETRAAAESARARNEADKARDAAEDHAVVTALANGLSALAAGDLTYRIAEPFSSKAQKLKDDFNSTAAQLQDTMATIAEAIGGMRNGTGEISQAADDLSRRTEQQAASLEETAAALDEITATVKKTAEGAHQASEVTGAARVGAEKSGEVVRQAVKAMAQIEKSSQQIGQIIGVIDEIAFQTNLLALNAGVEAARAGEAGKGFAVVAQEVRALAQRSAEAAKEIKQLISTSTQQVEQGVDLVGQTGEALEKIVVQVGEITGLVSEIAASAREQSTGLAEVNSAVNQMDQVTQQNAAMVEQSTAASHNLAQEAEELAQLVAKFRLGMQPDAVQPALRRPSASAAPVRPAAPALKSVSSGSGQAAALLAAQPADEGWEEF comes from the coding sequence GTGTCGTTCAACAATCTCAGCATCTCGCGCAAGCTCGCGCTTGCCTTCGCCGCCGTTGTGGCCACCATCGTCGCGATGAGCGCGGTGATCTTCTGGAACATCGCCCAGCTCGAGAAGGCGACGCAGGCGGAAGCTGACGCCAATCTGGCGGTCGACATCATCACCCGCGCCGAATTCCGCCTCGCGCGGCAGGAGAACAGCTATCGCGGCTTCCTCCTGACCAATGACCCCTACTATATCGAGCGGCTGGACAGCCACCGCGCCACCTTCAACCGCCATATCGAGGAGCTGCGCGCCTCCAAGGCCGGCCGCGGCGACGAAGCCGAGATCGGCGCCGGCATCGCCGACGTGACCGCGAAGATGGACGCCTGGCAGCGCGAGATCGTCGATGAAGGGCGCAAGCTCGCCGCCGATCCGATCTTCCGCTTCAAGGCGGTCGCGATGGTCGGTCAGAACGGCAAGGCCGACGGGCTGATGGAGCCGATCGAGGACGCCCTTTCCGCCCTTGCCGAGGGCGAGCGCGCGGCCGCGGCCGCCGCCATCGAGCAGCGCCATTCGGTGACGGCGCTGACCGAGTTGGTGCTCTATGTCGGCGTCGGCCTCGCGGTCCTCATCTCCGCCGTGCTCGGCTGGCTGCTGTCGCGGATGATCGCGACGCCCGTCAACGCGCTGACCGGCGTGATGGGGCGCCTCGCCTCGGGCGACAACTCGGTCGAGGTTCCCGCCGTTTCGCGCGGCGACGAGATCGGCGAGATGGCGCGCGCCGTCCTCGTGTTCAAGGAAGCGGCGATCGAGAAGATCCGGCTGGAAGTAGAGACCAACGAGACGCGGGCGGCGGCCGAGAGCGCGCGCGCCCGCAACGAGGCTGACAAGGCGCGCGACGCGGCCGAGGACCATGCCGTCGTCACGGCGCTGGCCAACGGCCTGTCGGCGCTGGCAGCGGGCGACCTGACCTATCGCATCGCCGAGCCGTTCTCGTCCAAGGCGCAGAAGCTCAAGGACGACTTCAACAGCACCGCGGCGCAGCTCCAGGACACGATGGCGACGATCGCCGAGGCGATCGGCGGCATGCGCAACGGCACCGGCGAGATCAGCCAGGCGGCGGACGACCTGTCGCGGCGCACCGAGCAGCAGGCGGCGAGCCTCGAGGAGACGGCGGCCGCGCTCGACGAGATCACCGCGACGGTGAAGAAGACGGCCGAGGGCGCGCATCAGGCGTCCGAGGTGACGGGAGCCGCGCGCGTCGGGGCCGAGAAGTCGGGCGAGGTGGTGCGCCAGGCGGTGAAGGCGATGGCGCAGATCGAGAAGTCGTCGCAGCAGATCGGCCAGATCATCGGCGTCATCGACGAGATCGCCTTCCAGACCAATCTTCTGGCGCTCAACGCCGGCGTCGAGGCCGCGCGCGCCGGCGAGGCGGGCAAAGGCTTCGCCGTCGTCGCCCAGGAGGTGCGGGCACTCGCCCAGCGCTCGGCCGAGGCGGCCAAGGAGATCAAGCAGCTGATCTCGACCTCGACCCAGCAGGTCGAACAGGGCGTCGACCTCGTCGGCCAGACCGGCGAGGCGCTGGAGAAGATCGTCGTCCAGGTCGGCGAGATCACCGGGCTGGTGAGCGAGATCGCGGCCTCCGCGCGCGAGCAGTCCACCGGCCTCGCCGAGGTCAACTCCGCCGTCAACCAGATGGACCAGGTGACGCAGCAGAACGCGGCGATGGTCGAGCAGTCGACGGCGGCGAGCCACAACCTCGCCCAGGAGGCGGAGGAGCTGGCGCAGCTCGTGGCGAAGTTCCGCCTCGGGATGCAGCCCGACGCCGTGCAGCCGGCGCTGCGCCGCCCGTCCGCTTCCGCCGCGCCGGTGCGCCCCGCTGCTCCGGCCCTGAAGAGCGTTTCTTCCGGCTCCGGGCAGGCGGCCGCGCTTCTGGCCGCCCAGCCCGCCGACGAGGGCTGGGAGGAGTTCTGA
- a CDS encoding protein-glutamate O-methyltransferase codes for MTTAARSRDGRGQPLVDGEFLFTTEDFTSIARMLYEDAGIALTESKASLVYSRLAKRLRVLGIESFQDYCRLVAGAEGLGERQNMLAALTTNVTRFFREPHHFEHLKTKVLPELVARARARGRVRIWSAGCSTGQEPYSIALTMLEMLPEAASLDVRILASDIDPNVVATGRAAVYSNEAVQPVPAALRDRWMVRVRDGGREAWGAGEDMRRLVAFRELNLMGNWPMKGRFDAIFCRNVVIYFDEPTQARIWSRFAPLLNPGGRLYVGHSERVTDMDRFETDGLTTYRLKGAR; via the coding sequence ATGACGACTGCGGCCCGCTCCAGAGACGGGCGCGGACAGCCGCTCGTCGATGGAGAGTTTCTCTTCACCACCGAGGATTTCACGTCGATCGCGCGCATGCTCTACGAGGATGCGGGTATCGCGCTGACCGAGAGCAAGGCCTCGCTGGTCTATTCGCGGCTGGCCAAGCGGCTGCGCGTCCTCGGCATCGAGAGCTTCCAGGACTATTGCCGGCTGGTGGCGGGCGCCGAGGGGCTCGGCGAGCGGCAGAACATGCTGGCGGCGCTGACCACCAACGTCACCCGCTTCTTCCGCGAGCCGCACCATTTCGAGCACCTGAAGACGAAGGTGCTGCCCGAGCTCGTGGCGCGGGCGCGGGCGCGCGGCCGGGTGCGCATCTGGTCGGCCGGCTGCTCGACGGGCCAGGAGCCCTATTCGATCGCCCTGACGATGCTGGAGATGCTGCCCGAGGCGGCGAGCCTCGACGTGCGCATCCTCGCCAGCGACATCGACCCCAACGTGGTGGCCACGGGCCGCGCCGCCGTCTACTCCAACGAGGCGGTGCAGCCGGTGCCGGCCGCCCTGCGCGACCGCTGGATGGTGCGGGTGCGCGATGGCGGTCGCGAGGCGTGGGGCGCGGGCGAAGACATGCGCAGGCTGGTCGCCTTCCGCGAGCTGAACCTGATGGGCAACTGGCCGATGAAGGGCCGGTTCGACGCCATCTTCTGCCGCAACGTCGTCATCTATTTCGACGAGCCGACGCAGGCGCGCATCTGGTCGCGCTTCGCGCCGCTGCTCAATCCGGGCGGGCGGCTCTATGTCGGCCATTCCGAGCGCGTGACCGACATGGACAGGTTCGAGACCGACGGGCTCACCACCTACCGCCTGAAGGGCGCGCGATGA
- a CDS encoding diguanylate cyclase — protein MLNVWLHNRADTFLIGWTLGMVLLGIGVVAYYAFPADRLEIAAAAFMLEILGFVFVFIAACQFTGRATTRRHWLVLGMAVPLVGVPILIGYDGLGMMIYNFLAGSLLMATAMQYWNARAEAPSPIAALSTLYALAAVSFYACGTIIAHEQTWVMRVHPDNWAEKFNAIMCIAGITGIGALSLGLNNARAARKHRADAETDMLTGLANRRALFERMANGGFTAGHAVVVFDLDRFKAINDRYGHATGDEVLRRFAEALRLNLRAGDIAARTGGEEFVLVLREASLPLATSTAERIRALFAESHVETARGRVAATASAGVALAGPEAGGFEEVLGRADASLYRAKHGGRNRVGAELTLHSLQVAG, from the coding sequence ATGCTGAACGTGTGGCTGCACAACCGCGCCGACACCTTCCTCATCGGCTGGACACTCGGCATGGTGCTGCTCGGCATCGGCGTCGTCGCCTACTACGCCTTCCCGGCCGACCGGCTGGAGATCGCCGCCGCCGCCTTCATGCTGGAGATCCTCGGCTTCGTCTTCGTCTTCATCGCCGCCTGCCAGTTCACCGGGCGCGCCACGACGCGCCGGCACTGGCTGGTTCTGGGCATGGCGGTGCCGCTCGTCGGCGTCCCCATTCTCATCGGCTATGACGGCCTCGGGATGATGATCTACAACTTCCTCGCCGGCAGCCTGCTGATGGCCACCGCCATGCAGTACTGGAACGCCCGCGCCGAGGCGCCGTCCCCCATCGCCGCGCTGTCGACGCTCTATGCGCTCGCAGCCGTCTCCTTCTATGCCTGCGGCACCATCATCGCCCACGAGCAGACCTGGGTGATGCGCGTCCACCCCGACAACTGGGCTGAGAAGTTCAACGCCATCATGTGCATCGCCGGCATCACCGGCATCGGCGCGCTGTCGCTCGGCCTCAACAACGCCCGCGCCGCGCGCAAGCACCGCGCGGACGCCGAGACCGACATGCTGACGGGCCTCGCCAACCGTCGCGCCCTGTTCGAACGGATGGCAAACGGCGGTTTCACCGCCGGCCATGCCGTGGTCGTCTTCGACCTCGACCGCTTCAAGGCGATCAACGACCGCTACGGCCACGCCACCGGCGACGAGGTGCTGCGCCGCTTCGCCGAGGCGCTGCGCCTCAACCTGCGCGCCGGCGACATCGCCGCCCGCACCGGCGGCGAGGAGTTCGTGCTGGTGCTGCGCGAGGCGTCGCTGCCGCTCGCCACCAGCACGGCCGAGCGCATCCGCGCCCTGTTCGCCGAAAGCCATGTCGAGACGGCGCGCGGCCGGGTCGCCGCCACCGCCAGCGCCGGCGTCGCCCTCGCCGGCCCCGAGGCCGGCGGTTTCGAGGAGGTGCTGGGCCGCGCCGACGCCTCGCTCTACCGGGCCAAGCACGGCGGCCGCAACCGGGTCGGCGCCGAACTGACGCTGCACAGCCTGCAGGTCGCGGGCTGA
- a CDS encoding chemotaxis response regulator protein-glutamate methylesterase, with amino-acid sequence MSTVKVLVVDDSATMRGLITAVLRRDPEITVVGQAGDPLEARDAIKRLNPDVVTLDVEMPNMNGLAFLEKIMRLRPMPVVMVSTLTHVGAEVSLAALELGAVDCVGKPGAGLPAEQAFAELAARVKAAGRARVRPGSDRAPAHAAAGDFRPDGRIVAIGSSTGGVEALLTVLSAFPANCPPTVITQHMPGTFTRSFAERLNRTCAAQVGEAYEGAPLEPGQVWLAPGGEAHLQVVGHAQKRCRLVAEPPVNGHRPSVDVLFESVAKCAGNAAVGVILTGMGRDGAQGLLSMRKAGASTIGQNEATSVVYGMPKVAHEIGAVERQLPLERIGAEIVNRCNLAREAV; translated from the coding sequence ATGAGCACGGTCAAGGTGCTGGTCGTCGACGACAGCGCGACCATGCGCGGGCTGATCACCGCCGTGCTGCGCCGCGACCCGGAGATTACGGTCGTCGGCCAGGCCGGCGACCCGCTGGAGGCGCGCGACGCCATCAAGCGGCTCAACCCCGACGTGGTGACGCTCGACGTCGAGATGCCGAACATGAACGGGCTGGCCTTCCTCGAGAAGATCATGCGCCTTCGGCCGATGCCGGTGGTGATGGTCTCGACGCTGACGCATGTCGGCGCCGAGGTCAGCCTCGCCGCGCTGGAGCTCGGCGCGGTCGACTGCGTCGGCAAGCCGGGCGCCGGCCTGCCGGCCGAGCAGGCCTTCGCCGAGCTCGCGGCGCGGGTCAAGGCCGCCGGCCGGGCGCGGGTGCGGCCCGGCTCCGACCGCGCGCCCGCCCATGCCGCGGCCGGCGATTTCCGGCCCGACGGACGCATCGTCGCCATCGGCTCCTCGACCGGCGGCGTCGAGGCGCTGCTGACGGTCTTGTCGGCCTTTCCCGCCAACTGCCCGCCGACCGTCATCACCCAGCACATGCCGGGCACCTTCACCCGCAGCTTCGCCGAGCGGCTGAACCGGACCTGCGCCGCGCAGGTCGGCGAAGCCTATGAGGGCGCGCCGCTGGAGCCGGGGCAGGTGTGGCTGGCGCCGGGCGGCGAAGCGCATCTCCAGGTCGTCGGCCATGCGCAGAAGCGCTGCCGGCTGGTCGCGGAGCCGCCGGTCAACGGCCACCGCCCCTCGGTCGACGTGCTGTTCGAATCGGTGGCGAAATGCGCCGGCAACGCCGCGGTCGGCGTCATCCTCACCGGCATGGGCCGCGACGGGGCGCAAGGGCTCTTGTCGATGCGCAAGGCTGGGGCTTCGACCATCGGCCAGAACGAGGCGACCTCGGTGGTCTACGGCATGCCCAAGGTCGCGCACGAGATCGGCGCGGTCGAGCGGCAGCTGCCGCTGGAGCGCATCGGCGCGGAGATCGTCAACCGCTGCAACCTCGCGCGCGAGGCCGTGTGA